One Phaseolus vulgaris cultivar G19833 chromosome 4, P. vulgaris v2.0, whole genome shotgun sequence DNA window includes the following coding sequences:
- the LOC137836567 gene encoding putative disease resistance RPP13-like protein 1 yields MVEAYIVVLKSLAGMKSLITEAQLCAVEFLETVLSLSTCLQWHPGGHEPVCELFMRLLTVQKDIGLKYDKRQCIPKTTRHFSFEFCDVKSFDGFESLTDAKRLRSFLSISKFWEPKWHFKISIHDLFSKIKFIRVLSFRDCVDLREVPDSVYSSIVSAAVAFRSRRSATASASATVVGVSLNGSVRYKSANTKLRCLEFEGTKVRKMPMHFGELKNLQVLSTFFVDKNSELSTKQLGGLGGLNLHGRLSINDVQNIGNPLDALKANLKDKRLVELKLKWKSDHMHDESRKENEVLQNLQPSNHLENLSIRNYNGSEFPSWEFDNSNLVFLKLEDCKYCLCLPSLGLLSSLKTLEIEGFDGIVSVGAEFYGSNSSFASLDCLEFQNMKEWEEWECKTTSFPRLEELYVGGCPKLKGTKVVVSDELRISGNSMDTSHTDGIFRLHFFPKLRSLKLIDCQNLRRVSQEYAHNHLMNLNIDDCHFPEKSSTCYTS; encoded by the exons ATGGTGGAGGCATATATAGTTGTACTGAAATCTTTGGCTGGAATGAAATCA CTGATAACTGAAGCTCAACTGTGTGCTGTTGAATTTCTGGAAACAGTTCTTTCTCTATCTACATGTCTTCAATGGCACCCTGGTGGTCATGAGCCCGTATGTGAACTCTTTATGCGCTTGTTAACTGTACAGAAAGATATTGG GTTGAAATATGATAAACGCCAATGTATACCGAAAACAACCcgtcatttttcatttgaattctGTGACGTGAAAAGTTTTGATGGTTTTGAGAGTTTAACTGATGCTAAAAGACTTCGTTCATTTCTTTCTATCTCAAAATTTTGGGAACCTAAATGGCATTTCAAGATTTCGATACATGATTTGTTTTCCAAAATTAAGTTTATACGCGTGTTATCTTTCCGTGATTGTGTAGACCTTAGAGAGGTTCCAGATTCT GTGTACTCTTCCATTGTTTCCGCCGCTGTCGCATTTCGCTCTCGCCGCTCCGCCACTGCTTCCGCCTCCGCTACCGT TGTTGGAGTTTCCCTTAATGGGAGTGTAAGGTACAAAAGTGCTAATACCAAATTGCGTTGCCTGGAATTTGAAGGTACAAAAGTGAGAAAGATGCCAATGCATTTTGGAGAATTGAAGAATCTTCAAGTACTAAGTACGTTTTTCGTGGATAAAAATAGTGAGCTGAGTACTAAGCAACTGGGCGGATTGGGAGGACTCAATCTTCATGGAAGGCTATCAATCAATGACGTGCAGAATATTGGGAATCCTTTGGATGCATTAAAAGCAAATTTGAAAGATAAACGCCTTGTGGAGCTAAAATTAAAATGGAAGTCGGACCACATGCATGATGAATCAAggaaagaaaatgaagtacttCAGAATCTACAACCTTCCAATCACTTGGAGAATTTGTCTATAAGGAACTACAATGGTAGCGAATTCCCAAGTTGGGAATTCGATAATTCAAATCTGGTGTTTTTAAAGTTGGAGGACTGTAAGTATTGCCTATGTTTGCCTTCCCTTGGACTTTTGTCATCACTGAAGACCCTTGAGATTGAAGGGTTTGATGGAATAGTGAGCGTTGGTGCTGAATTTTATGGGAGCAACTCTTCGTTTGCATCCTTGGATTGCTTGGAATTCCAGAATATGAAGGAATGGGAAGAATGGGAGTGTAAAACTACTTCTTTTCCACGTCTTGAAGAGCTTTATGTGGGTGGATGTCCGAAACTGAAAGGTACGAAAGTAGTTGTTAGTGATGAGCTCAGAATTAGCGGAAACAGTATGGACACATCGCATACTGATGGCATCTTTCGACTACATTTCTTTCCAAAGCTCCGTTCTCTTAAACTGATAGACTGCCAAAACCTAAGAAGAGTTTCACAGGAGTACGCTCATAATCATCTCATGAATCTAAATATTGATGATTGCCATTTTCCAGAAAAGAGCAGCACATGTTATACTTCTTAA